CGCTTCAGCAGtggaactaaaaataaaaagagcaGTCTCTTACAAATTAAACGTATTCCAGTTACAGACCTAGATAAGTTGTACTTAAAAAAAGTAATCTCTTACGCGCCACTATCTGCCGTTGAGGTGGCGATTCTCGCCTGACTGTCAATTTCCTATTCACGGGAGTCACCAATGGCTTCCCGTAACCCGAATTCGGCCGACCTAGTAATAAGTtggtttttatatcatatttcaATCTGGAATTACTGTACCTATACCTATGCGGTGCGATAAAATTAACTATTCCGATCCCAATCGTTATTTTCGAATCGATTTCGAAATTGGCcgataagaatattttttttaacacaattacttaaatatgacgtataataagtatttttaatcagaggcggcctttggcggaggcgaaccgggcaaccgcccggggcctcgcgcttacagagACCTCGCACGATGCCTCGCAAGatcttttttttacgttcttaccgacgaaactgttaaaatagGGCAACGTTTTCAATAGTACATTTTTGGTTTGATTCGAAGATAGCAATTGAGACTATATTAGTTACAACTTTAAACTACATGGGTTGTCAGTATCTAGTCGCTCTTACACCTAACTACATTGTTTTATTCGTAAAATACACTCACTAAGTACaaggaaaataataagaaaCTGCTTTACTAACTTGGCGGGGTTGATGGCGCAATAGAAGCCTTCTTTTTGATGTTTTTCGTCACAATATCCAATATTTCTCCGTTCTTCGGAATGGGAGCAGCGCTATTTAGTGTTCTAGAACGAGCTGGAAATTTACAATCATGAGGATTTAAacagaagtaataaaaaatatactaaatagtgaatgtgatataaattttattcacaatttttttttatcctacaGCTGTCTTCTATCTTAgccgaatataaaattaagtataaggTTACCTGCTCAGTAAAAATCAATGGTTATTGATTATCTAAATAGTTTTAAACTCTTATGATAAATACATGCtatctttaaaaaatgtgtCAATGTGACAAATGTACTTCTTACTATCAATTACATGACTAGTCGAATTCTTCTTGATCAGTTTGAGTCGATCTGCTGGTCTGGCGTCTCGACTCGAGTTGGAACACTCGCTGATAGTACGAGCTGCGAAAATTCATTTATTCGATAACTGacgaaatcattattttttagatacgtaatagaaattttaatgaTCCATTCttcgttataatttaaataatgtttcaaaccAATTCTATGGCATATCTACTTGTCTTCAAGGCCAGAGATGTATCTCTGTACGTTCTgtagtaaatacaaaaatgtatataacaataacgtcaaccctgtattatatactgtcccactgctgggcaagggcctcctactactaagagagattaggccttagtccaccagctggcctaatgcggattggtagatttcacacacgttgtatgtttgtaatcagtaaactattttgaatattctttctctaataataatgtatattaccCTTGAAAgttacaggctactttttataccacCAATAGGTGTTAACAGGGACCGACTCACGAGccgcaaaagctagtactttaATGCAATATTTACATGTTGGGATCACTTCCACAGCTGCCTGCACGCATGGTTTTTCTGGCGAAGTTTCACGCCGCAGCTTGGATGTAGCGCTTTCGCTTAGTGATCCTAGTAAAAACATTTCAGCGTTAATTAAGtaaagaaacagaaaaaaaaacaaataacaaaacgatttaaaatactagcactcaaatcatattaaaaacacGTACTTGTAGATATTTTTGTTGGTGACGATGATTTGCTACGTGGTCTCACAATTCCAGATACGGTCATTCCTTTAAGTTCTTGTCTTAGTCCTGTAGACAGACGCTATAAGTATTACCTACAACTAATACGAAGGAGTAGGTATTCTTACATCCATACAGTCCCTTCAACCAACCCTGTATACAGGGATGTGCAACTAGTGAAACAAATAGTTGATTTTATTTCCATCACACGGCGACGATGAGTCTTTCGCCACATAAGCCAATTTCGGCACAACAATGTACATTCGTTGACGTAAATATAATCGAAGACCTCTCACTCAGTAAAGATCTTGGCCACCCTTGAATGAATTGTCTGAGCAGCTGGCATATTACAGCCTTTCTCCTCTGCTCTAAAAACAATAGTTATAACCCCACCTGTGACTTTAGCTCAACCAAAAATAATTCAGAAATACTATACTTACTGGAGGCATTACTCTCCCTGTAATTGACGTAAGAGTTCGGGGCGGAGCCACCATCGTGGCAAGGGGACGAGCACTTGCTCCCTCGGTTCGGTGATCGGTTACAGCGCCGCTTATGTTTCACTTCTTCCActtgtaaataacaaataacgtCAATTTTCTTATCTTACCACTAATTTTCACACTTAAAGGGTATCGAAACTAATTTggctttatataaattaatataattgctaTTTTCGAATCGATCACCAAAGTAAATCAAAAATAGTTCAGAATATAATTTTCCAGACATGCTTACTTTAGATTACtgatttgtttactttattctTGATATCGATTCGAACCGTTTATTGATTTCTGCTATTTATGATTTTACACTAAATGAAAAATTAggatcaaataaaaatacaaaatttcatcaatttctttattcaaaataaatatacaatctTCAACTGCCTAAATGCTTTACATGCATCTAAATGCCTTACACGACTTCACGAATGCTTTGCAATCATACAgccaataaaacaatattcttacaTTCTAGTAGTAAAACAGCCTTGTGTAATGATCATTTACAAAGACAATATCAAGTAGAGATACCTAACTAGCTATTTCTACtgatatttatgtttgtgaTTTCATTACTATCAACCTTTGATGTTTTTGTCTCTGGTGATGTGCTACTATTATCTATGGTGCCGTCTGCTATTGATTCAACGGTGAACCTATGAACCATACCCAAAGTCGGATTCTTATCAGTTAAGTTCTTTTTCCTCTCGCGATTTTCTGCCTTTTGTTCCATTTCCATGCAATGCTCGGCGAACAATAGCTGTAGTGGCGCGTACATGTGAGGCAATAACTCCAAGTCACTCATTGATATCTGAAAACAACgacaatgttacataatataattaattcttcGTTTTAAGTCGATACAAGGGATAAAAGATTAGTTAGTTATATACGCAAAACAAAACAACACTGTAATATGTTGATACTCAAATTTCTACACTGTTTTCAGATATAATAatctgataatttaaaaatggaactcAATAACAACCTGCATGTTGTCGAAGGCGATGCCGACGCTGTTGTTGTCGTGCAATATGTTGTGGTTGAGCCGCGGCAGGCGAGCGTATCGCTGGCTGAAGTGCGTGAGCACGGTGTACCGCGCGTGCATACTGCGCCCAATCTCGATGGCTTGAGACGTCGTCGAGTGCATCTTCATCCGCGCCTCCTCTGCCAACTGGTCTTCCATCGTCGCCTCGTGGATCAGTAGGGTCGAGTTCTTACCTGCAAAATGAAGTAATACCATAGATTATAAAAGTGTTACGGTCTTCGGTTCTGACCTACAAAGAGTAGGCAGAGGGACGTAATATGTCTCTTTAgtcgatattatatttggtCTGCACTACATCAGGTGCAGGTTGACCAGAgagtcctgggtttgaatccaaAGTTAGGCAACACATTGTATAAGTATTTCTAGTCCTATTTTCCCGAAACTGGATCTCCTAAATGAGGCCGACGTACTGGCCATCGCTCGTAAAAACTACACCAcattgttgaaaaatattttaaaaaatctgttgtACCACATAAATTAGAGTAGAAAAAGTTAAGGTTTAGAATAAGAAGAAGGCATTACCTAGATTTACGAGTTCCTCGCAGGGTATGGTGTCGCCGGAGTACGTGAGCTTGTACTTGCTGTCGATGGAGACGGCGACGCCGAACGCGTTGGGACAGTGCGACACGAGGCACGTGCGCACGTCCTGCACGCCGATGCGCGCCAGCACCGCGCTCGTCAGCTCCTCGGACACTTTTCCTACATTGTATAACTAACAAAACATCGTATGTTAATGTAGAAATACTTTAATGGGGTGCAACCGGACAAAGAAATAGGATTCGTTATTCACTTGTATAAGTACAGATTGTGTAAATAAATCAACCAACAATTCCAATAGCTATCCTCGCATTATTCACGAAAATAGCAAATCAGGATAAAGTTTCACTAACAGGTGACtttatttgattggtttattctcagaaTCTGGCCATTAGTTAAATGAAACTTACTAATTCCTGGTTGGGTATGAGAGTGAACTCTTGTCGTATCCGCTCGAAACGTTGGTCGTACACCGACAGCCAAGACATGATTTGACCTGGAGCCAGTAAATACAAGGGATCTGGTTTGTCCGCCGCGGATACTTCCTCGAACGCTTCACGGCGCGCTTGCAGGATGCCGATGAGACCTggtaaataaaaaccattttttttttaaatatcttatgacattatttattccatttagcatcggaatgtttgccggcaaacatgacagctacatgacagttacatgacattatgcgtgtcacggaaaaataaccttattatgtagttgcaatgactaaatataaagaggagaggcctcaaaagttagctatatgaataagttatatttatgttagggaaatcgacgcagaattgtcaatatatatgtctatctcttttactcaaagcttatttggaacgcaacaaacaaagacaaaaataattgctttcttcgaatatggcactatttcgtttacttcaacacactgggaccgccttgcagcagaaacgccatttattgcagcccagtcagcaagtacatgtagtgtcagacgatgtaaacaaatcttcataaatattgaatttaaagtaatataatcatattctcaattgtttagttCGTTTATTAGTGtgtttgttaagtttcgaaaatgactcggTGTTGTGTgcaaggatgcaaatcgaattcacgcaagaaagaccccgaaatatcttttcataggttagtaactgtttttaccgaaaattagtaaatatctttgtatatttactttttggatgtgtttttatcaattaaaattatatttgaatcttgtttgataagctttgaacccttttaggcgtgatttataaccattaaaatcattatgtttgtttacacacgagcttagggatgggtggatttgtttagaaatgattgatatcgatattttaacagacgcccgtttatcagttacggattttgtctttgaaagaatgttagagcacacatcaatattgtattatccagaacgacaaactaagtgaaattagaatttttttttagattaccaaaaaatttaaaaaccaaggcaaaatgaattgagaatattggacgacgtgattggaatcctacaccgaatacatacttatattcgttctttacattttgagaagaaatgcataaaccacacgtttaattaacgcgagtaaaagataactgttttccaacaatattcccgataagtaaaatagtaatgattattatacttcacctaatagtaatattactttaatatattgctatgaataaaattagaattgttacataaaagaatagataaacataaaagataaacataaaagaaacaacataaagatgaaatgtaagatatatttttacaattggcggtcttatgtttcgagcaacctttgcatgcacggaaatagatacataatcatattgttgttattgcacataattatgtattataattgattatcttaaccaccatctttacgctcattgattttagtttgctgaaacatagtcatgtttctcgatcaaagagcataatcataaaataaaataaataccaaccaaataattgctggctacgctatcttattccatttatcatgtattaagtaaatatcttaatctgtaacttaaatttttagcaaggaatagtgcaacatacaaatatagatcaaacacaactggatgtttgtcacaacaggtactgctttctttaacaattgttacttataaatcagtttcagtttgtttgtttatattatagtacgttatatttatattatggtagaacctaacccctttcgtatttgatcttttttgggcttgtttatctctcttttaattcttcgatgtcgatacaaaattttcggtactagcatatcactattgtaaggggcggagtcggcgccattttatgcattaaatgtgccgcatgtcacgtgaccatatcactctcctctatactcttttatcattgtgTAGTAGATAatgcgtaatgtcatgtagctgtcatgtttgccggcaaacattccgctggtaaatgggttaaaatagattttttaatatatgatCATTGTATCGCATCGATAAGTAAATTATTACGTTTCGGCACTATTATAAACTGTAATCAttgtatataaacatttttcttttgtaaatgaTCACTCGATGGAACAgatgaaatatttacaacattCTAATAAATCAGATGGACGAACCTATATGATGATCGGCGTGTAAATGTGACACATAAACGGCGGTGAGCGTCCTGAGGAACGCGTTCACCTTCTTTGGCCCGAAGAACCGCACCAGCTGCCCAAACGTACCCTCGCCACAGTCCAGCAGCATTGAACGATTCTCACTAtaacattatcatcatcatccactTATGTTTTGAACTTCAATAGGTCATATTGCGGAATAGATTATTTTCATGGATGTTGCCACCTTTCTCTCTGGGATACGATCTTGAaaaatcacattataaaaatctaCTGTTGCAAAACTAGGCTTCTAACTGTAACACATTGCGATACattcgaaataaatattgtgatagGGAACTAAGTGCAAGCAAGTGCCTGTCAAACgactttaactttttttttaataaaacttttttgtactcaCTCGATCTGCAGTGCAATGGCGCTTGTATTTCTGGTTTTACTGGGTATGCAGGAGCCGGTACCAAGGAATACCACCTTAGGATACTCCTGGTGCGCGGTGGCCTTGTACCTGATGCCATCCACCACTCGCCGGAACTGCTCTAGGCTGCCCACGAACCCGTCTATGTCCATTGTCTCTTCAATATATTCTTGGATGTGCAGCTTTGGTTCTGCTGATCTGTGGAGAtgacttctttaattttaaaatccgcATTGCATTGAACGCATGAGCAATAGAAAACTGGTAGCTGTTATTGAACAGCACTGTATTTGCTTTTTCTTTAAATCTACAGGGCAAAATAAGAAGCGCAAGTATAACGACATTGAAATGCCTTATTTTTGTTGCTGAGGCAGAGGCACTACCTGGAAATTGACTAGCTATGAGACAATGACTGAAAGATTTTCGattcaattatttaatgttttgaacACACACAGTGAACACAGTTGTTTATTTACTGACCTGTCCAATTGTTTTTTGGGCCTCAGCTGGAACATAGTGAGCGTCCTTGCAGATATGATCTCGAGTTTAGCGTGAGGGTCTTCGTCTGAAGCCACTGAGCCGTCGCCCTTGCACGACCCCTCCATGTTTATTATGTTCTGGAACTGCGCGAGCGCAATCTACAAATGTTCCTTGACTATTTGTACCCATCACCATGGTTAAATGATGTTATGATGGCTAATGATGAAACGAATATTAACGGGTTATATAGCAAATGAGGTTTTACACAATTACTGTGAAGTTAcagttactataataattaaaatgttattgaatgCCATTCTAACGGCGTTTAATGTGCCTagctaatattatttgaatattatgaacGATACTAACAACTTatcaattgtaataattaataaaatctgttATTGTACTAGTTTGAATCCTATGTCTGAACGAGGAAGACATCTTATAGTTTAATGTTCGTAAGGTTTAAAGCCTAGTAAACCCTTTCTCTTCTAACTAGAATTCTTTATATACACTGCTGCAGGTAacttaatcaataaaaaatatagtaataaagaaatattagatTACAGTGAAATTtataaagtagtagtagtgtaGTCAAGTAAAATTGGAACTCACGAAAAATCTGATATATGAAGAAtacaatatgatatattttttttcattgatatttcTAAATTCAgcacagtaaaaaaatatttataataatatatgaaagaaTATATCTACATAAACAAGGAAAGAAAAACATCTTGTTAGAAATAAGTAAAGATTACTTCATAgtcatttaatattcaaattcaattattaaaatttagaatgTGAAATAAGCATATGTTATGATTTTGTCATTTAACCTACTTTTTATACATTCAGcaccataatatttataaatgctttgtaataagaaaagaaaaagtTCTCATATTGCAGATTGGTTTAGTCAAATGTAACAGTATATGAAGTCAATGTTTAGTAATTGATTTATGCTTACCATTTTGGAACtgtagtaatttaatattagactCGGTTATAGCGTTATGgccaatctatactattatataaagctgaagagtttgtttgtttgtttgtttgtttgtttgtttgtttgtttgaacgcgctaatctcaggaactaccggtccaaactgaaaaattctttttgcgttggatagccctatgttcgtggagtgctataggctatatatcatcacgctatacccaataggagcggagcagtaatgtctaatctcaggaactaccggtccaaactgaaaaaatctttttgcgttggatagccctttgttcgtggagtgctataggctatatatcatcacgctatacccaataggagcggagcagtaatggctaatctcaggaactaccggtccaaactgaatttttttttttgcgttggatagccttttgttcgtggagtgctataggctatatatcatcacgctatacccaataggagcagagcagtaatggctaatctcaggaactaccgcttcgaactaaaaaaaatcattttgtattggatagccctttgttcgtgaagtgctataggctatatatcatcacgctatgaccaacaggagcagagcagtaatggctaatctcagaaactaggagtttgaactgaatagttctttttgtgttggatagccctttgttcctgaaatgctataggctatatatatcatcacgctatgcccaataggagcggagcagtaatcgctaatctcaggaactaccggttcgaactgaaaaaatatttttgtgttggatagccctttgttcctggagtgctataggttagatatcgtcacgctatgaccaataggagcggagcagtaatgaaacttgatgcaaaaacggggacaatttattagttttgagagcttctgttgcgtgcgctgcgtaaacggttaaagttatgcaacaataatgtatgacgggattgttcctcttaaaaagttctacaaaaatatatcataaaacaaaagtcccccgatgcatcggtctgcccgaacgtgttcaactcaaaaactacccaacgtattaggataaaatttggtatggagacagtttgagaccctgggaagaacataggcttccgggaaaatatatagcgtgacttttataacggaaaactttagcctgaaaaactttataacgcgggcggagccgcgggcaaaagctagtaaaataatatacagttaGCTACCTAATTGTTAAGGCAAGAGCAGAAAATCACTAACAGATGAATAACCTTACAGATTTTTAAACAACTCACAAAAAAGAAGGTTCTAAAGACTTCatcttttttacatttatcgcgatataaaaaaatattaacaaagcaGTGAACATGCATGTAATATGAATCGTGTGGTACCTTATTTTTCAACTCGTCAAGGCCCTTGAGGTGTTCGTGTTTGGAGTTGGCAGGCGCGCTCCACTCGGCGGGCACGGACGCGTCGCGCAGCAGCGGGAACACGTCCGCGTCCAGCAGGTGCAGCTTGTGCTGCGAGCGGTGCACCGCCTCCGAGCCCAGGCACGAGTTCTGCGCGTTCAGCACCAGGTGCCGCGTGCTCGCGCCGAACATCGACATGAACTCGCGATATCTGATACCACATCACATTTTTTTCGAGTACGTTTTAGCTTAGCAATTGCTgtctaaactaaaaaaaattcgTAAAGAGTGATATCAAATTATGAATAGAAATAAGAGCAGGGAATAATATAAAAGGATTATATAGTTAAGCAACTAAACCTTTGATATGCAGGATCTGTTATAAAATTCATTCTAAATTGCACTTACGTGGGATGGTTAAATACATTAGGTGGTGTGTAATGGACGATGATCGTTGGTATGTTCTCCGGCGGATTGTCGCCATTGTCAAAGTGTGCCGCAAATTCCGACACTTTTAAATATGACAACTCTGGGACTTCGataactaaaaaaaagtaaaaggtTGACAGCAGCAGCTTGATTATCTAGTTATTGAACTTAGTTACaggagtaaaatatttattttctaatcattaatatatttgggCTACATATCCAAAGCTGCTaattgctaatattttttttgttagcaTTAATCTATGTAATGAGTATTAACTGCTCTGATTCAATAGCGATTATCATCAGCAGAGGCATGTTTAATAACTAAtacaagaaacatttattttatcccTGTAAGTGAAGTACCAATGTCTGAAGTAGTTCTTACTTATAAACACAGGTCCAGGGTCGTCAGGGGTTTTCACATCTTTCGACAACACTAGAGTGCCGTCAGGCAAAACCACATCTTGTCCGTTTTTGAGCTGACCGAGCTGCGGGCCTGGCTTCACACCCCTCTCCACACATTTGGCCAAGTCCAGAGTGCCTAACCGTTTCTgtttatacataaaatgtttaataataatcctttttctaagaaaattattactttCGTTTTTTAGATGCGTACAAACATGAAGAATGGACCCGAATACGCGAATTGCGAAAGAAACGCGAAATATCACAGGCGGCGCCCGCGCCTCATGTGAACCATCAAATAAAGACACGCATGAATACTTGCAACAACTGTACGCTACGGGCGAGCGTACCGCGTATTCTAATACAAACTTAGGGAACATCACTGTTACatactatgtatatttttgacTCAAGCCTTGAATATTGCAAAACTATACAAACAGATTAGTTAGCAATATGGGTACACACCTTCAATGTGCAAATGTATGCAACAGtgcattttgttttcttttgcaGATCGTACAAAACTTTTTCAgtcttttttttcatatctgaGGACAATGGCATTACTCAATACATATGTTAATTTACACTAAGAGAATGTATCAAATTACAATTGGGAACAcaagattttgaaaataaaatttatgtgacaGGAGAAATGTTATCTAACCATAAAATTtactacaatttaatatttacagtttagtattttgaaactatttgaaaaatatatactcagAACTTTTAAGCACATAATGGATTgatctattaataatataaaaaaaatcgacatCAGTTATGTTCACCTTTATCTGAACTTGATTTTGATTTAGATTTTTCTGGTGAGGCCCCCTTGCTCTTTGCTTCCATGTTCCTTATCTCAGGTTTGTAATAATCTGTGTCGTCGTGTATAAATTCTTCGTAATCTTTGTCTGAATTATTGTCTAACTTAGGTTTTTTTGCTGCTGGTTTCAGATCTTGGTTAACATTTGGAAGAATACTGTCATGTGGACCTCTGCGACAATTCATATTgtgatatgaaaataattaaaaaaatataatatttaatttgtaattaataacaatactgttcaaattatattagaaaatactCTAATATTGCtaagatttaaatttttaagcatttaaaattcatttaggcaacaaaatagttaaatattgcacaattttttgtttcttttgaataatgaaaaaaatatttttataaaatacttacagtAAAACATATTTCACAGTCATGACATTATCTTCAAAGTCTTCACTGGGACTACATTGTGCCATCTTCACATTCATCTCTTTCATGATAACAAATCTTCTTGTGGCTTGGTACAACTCATCctaaagaatttttttattataaaataagatttagataaaatggtctaataaaattatgaagctAGT
This genomic window from Manduca sexta isolate Smith_Timp_Sample1 chromosome 12, JHU_Msex_v1.0, whole genome shotgun sequence contains:
- the LOC115446475 gene encoding ribonuclease Z, mitochondrial isoform X4, yielding MPKETAARIAVAQRQRQVISKKSEKYTPSTVYLQVMGSGARGAANTLYLFTDQKRYLFNCGECTQRLAHEHKVKLSRLEHVFITSKTWRNIGGLPGLSLTLQDVGIPKITLHGPEGLDELYQATRRFVIMKEMNVKMAQCSPSEDFEDNVMTVKYVLLGPHDSILPNVNQDLKPAAKKPKLDNNSDKDYEEFIHDDTDYYKPEIRNMEAKSKGASPEKSKSKSSSDKDMKKKTEKVLYDLQKKTKCTVAYICTLKKRLGTLDLAKCVERGVKPGPQLGQLKNGQDVVLPDGTLVLSKDVKTPDDPGPVFIIIEVPELSYLKVSEFAAHFDNGDNPPENIPTIIVHYTPPNVFNHPTYREFMSMFGASTRHLVLNAQNSCLGSEAVHRSQHKLHLLDADVFPLLRDASVPAEWSAPANSKHEHLKGLDELKNKIALAQFQNIINMEGSCKGDGSVASDEDPHAKLEIISARTLTMFQLRPKKQLDRSAEPKLHIQEYIEETMDIDGFVGSLEQFRRVVDGIRYKATAHQEYPKVVFLGTGSCIPSKTRNTSAIALQIDENRSMLLDCGEGTFGQLVRFFGPKKVNAFLRTLTAVYVSHLHADHHIGLIGILQARREAFEEVSAADKPDPLYLLAPGQIMSWLSVYDQRFERIRQEFTLIPNQELLYNVGKVSEELTSAVLARIGVQDVRTCLVSHCPNAFGVAVSIDSKYKLTYSGDTIPCEELVNLGKNSTLLIHEATMEDQLAEEARMKMHSTTSQAIEIGRSMHARYTVLTHFSQRYARLPRLNHNILHDNNSVGIAFDNMQISMSDLELLPHMYAPLQLLFAEHCMEMEQKAENRERKKNLTDKNPTLVEEVKHKRRCNRSPNRGSKCSSPCHDGGSAPNSYVNYRESNASRLRQELKGMTVSGIVRPRSKSSSPTKISTRSLSESATSKLRRETSPEKPCVQAAVEVIPTSRTISECSNSSRDARPADRLKLIKKNSTSHVIDTRSRTLNSAAPIPKNGEILDIVTKNIKKKASIAPSTPPSRPNSGYGKPLVTPVNRKLTVRRESPPQRQIVAHVTAEKVSPVLRSKSPVKPLKGDIKESSPSNTSKKSDINRIRQPTKAPASGNKLRGTHDTNAKLEVKLPTRSNAANKNNISSSHNKNVNIPKHEFRPGARSWNQEPVRKVSAPLQELNGKCKNFYISPSNGRPNSAIHSNKSFKPQLEDIKSSYLLLNKKSRDKTKHFSANEKPDLLCISKPEAFSEHQRREQLSEARKKFQSKQFWNDAKYDKIEGLNWISWN
- the LOC115446475 gene encoding ribonuclease Z, mitochondrial isoform X3; translation: MYGIAKMPKETAARIAVAQRQRQVISKKSEKYTPSTVYLQVMGSGARGAANTLYLFTDQKRYLFNCGECTQRLAHEHKVKLSRLEHVFITSKTWRNIGGLPGLSLTLQDVGIPKITLHGPEGLDELYQATRRFVIMKEMNVKMAQCSPSEDFEDNVMTVKYVLLGPHDSILPNVNQDLKPAAKKPKLDNNSDKDYEEFIHDDTDYYKPEIRNMEAKSKGASPEKSKSKSSSDKDMKKKTEKVLYDLQKKTKCTVAYICTLKKRLGTLDLAKCVERGVKPGPQLGQLKNGQDVVLPDGTLVLSKDVKTPDDPGPVFIIIEVPELSYLKVSEFAAHFDNGDNPPENIPTIIVHYTPPNVFNHPTYREFMSMFGASTRHLVLNAQNSCLGSEAVHRSQHKLHLLDADVFPLLRDASVPAEWSAPANSKHEHLKGLDELKNKIALAQFQNIINMEGSCKGDGSVASDEDPHAKLEIISARTLTMFQLRPKKQLDRSAEPKLHIQEYIEETMDIDGFVGSLEQFRRVVDGIRYKATAHQEYPKVVFLGTGSCIPSKTRNTSAIALQIDENRSMLLDCGEGTFGQLVRFFGPKKVNAFLRTLTAVYVSHLHADHHIGLIGILQARREAFEEVSAADKPDPLYLLAPGQIMSWLSVYDQRFERIRQEFTLIPNQELLYNVGKVSEELTSAVLARIGVQDVRTCLVSHCPNAFGVAVSIDSKYKLTYSGDTIPCEELVNLGKNSTLLIHEATMEDQLAEEARMKMHSTTSQAIEIGRSMHARYTVLTHFSQRYARLPRLNHNILHDNNSVGIAFDNMQISMSDLELLPHMYAPLQLLFAEHCMEMEQKAENRERKKNLTDKNPTLVEEVKHKRRCNRSPNRGSKCSSPCHDGGSAPNSYVNYRESNASRLRQELKGMTVSGIVRPRSKSSSPTKISTRSLSESATSKLRRETSPEKPCVQAAVEVIPTSRTISECSNSSRDARPADRLKLIKKNSTSHVIDTRSRTLNSAAPIPKNGEILDIVTKNIKKKASIAPSTPPSRPNSGYGKPLVTPVNRKLTVRRESPPQRQIVAHVTAEKVSPVLRSKSPVKPLKGDIKESSPSNTSKKSDINRIRQPTKAPASGNKLRGTHDTNAKLEVKLPTRSNAANKNNISSSHNKNVNIPKHEFRPGARSWNQEPVRKVSAPLQELNGKCKNFYISPSNGRPNSAIHSNKSFKPQLEDIKSSYLLLNKKSRDKTKHFSANEKPDLLCISKPEAFSEHQRREQLSEARKKFQSKQFWNDAKYDKIEGLNWISWN